Proteins encoded by one window of Chondromyces crocatus:
- a CDS encoding CBS domain-containing protein — protein sequence MGEQKIAEGTDEQQQQVFVKALLSDILALEQMLEGDRIEANVRRIGAEQEMFLVDRSFGPAPIAEALLERVEDPRLTTEIGRFNLEANLSPLAFRGDCFRRLEAEMKELCGLASKAAHELEAEVLLTGILPTLRIGDLGIENLTQRPRYQALNSALCKLRGSDFHLRIEGLDELEATHDNVMFESCNTSFQVHLQVGAKEFAPLYNLAQAVTGPVLAAAVNSPVLLGRRLWHETRIALFARSIDLRPAEQAQRAQQPRAQFGERWVDESVLEIFREDIARFRVVVISDAEEDPREVLARGEAPALRALRIHNGTVYRWNRPCYGVGDGVPHLRIENRVLPSGPTLLDEVANAAFFLGLMAGLSREFPRVDRRMAFADAKMNFFAAARHGLKAQFTWMDGKSFTAPALILEELLPRAREGLRAEGVDAADVDHYLGVLEERVRSGQTGAQWALSSLAAMEREGKGMQDAQDRALCAAMLEQQQRGAPVHDWPLARVPDDPVALVESYRTVAQIMTTDLFTLRPDDIVDLAASVMDWRHMRHVPVEEDGRLVGVVSYRDLVRLVASGLPDRAEKAAEVGAPSSTPKPVTVASIMHVEPVHATPEMPTLSAMQLMREHGIGCLPVVDGGRLVGIVTEADLLDVASRLLERALKEASSSLERSSRP from the coding sequence ATGGGTGAGCAGAAGATCGCTGAGGGCACGGACGAGCAGCAGCAGCAGGTGTTCGTCAAGGCGCTCCTGTCGGACATCCTGGCCCTGGAGCAGATGCTCGAAGGGGACCGGATCGAGGCGAACGTGCGACGGATCGGCGCCGAGCAGGAGATGTTCCTGGTCGATCGCTCGTTCGGGCCTGCGCCGATCGCGGAGGCGTTGCTGGAGCGGGTGGAGGATCCGCGGCTAACCACCGAGATCGGGCGCTTCAACCTGGAGGCGAACCTCAGTCCGCTGGCCTTCCGGGGCGACTGCTTCCGTCGCCTCGAAGCCGAGATGAAGGAGCTGTGCGGCCTGGCATCGAAGGCGGCGCACGAGCTGGAGGCCGAGGTGCTGCTCACCGGCATCCTGCCCACGCTGCGCATCGGGGATCTCGGGATCGAGAACCTGACGCAGCGGCCTCGCTACCAGGCGCTGAACAGCGCGCTGTGCAAGCTGCGTGGCAGCGACTTCCACCTGCGCATCGAGGGCCTCGACGAGCTGGAGGCCACGCACGACAACGTGATGTTCGAGTCGTGCAACACGAGCTTCCAGGTCCACCTGCAGGTGGGGGCGAAGGAGTTCGCGCCGCTCTACAACCTGGCGCAGGCCGTGACGGGTCCGGTGCTCGCCGCGGCGGTGAACTCTCCGGTGCTGCTCGGCCGCAGGCTGTGGCACGAGACGCGGATCGCGCTGTTCGCGCGGTCGATCGATCTCCGGCCGGCAGAGCAAGCGCAGCGGGCGCAGCAGCCGCGGGCGCAGTTCGGTGAGCGGTGGGTCGACGAGAGCGTGCTGGAGATCTTCCGGGAAGACATCGCGCGCTTCCGGGTGGTGGTGATCTCGGACGCGGAGGAGGATCCCCGGGAGGTGCTCGCCCGTGGAGAGGCGCCGGCGCTGCGGGCGCTGCGCATCCACAACGGGACGGTGTACCGCTGGAACCGGCCTTGTTACGGCGTGGGGGACGGGGTGCCGCACCTGCGCATCGAGAACCGGGTGCTGCCTTCGGGGCCGACGCTGCTGGACGAGGTGGCGAATGCGGCGTTCTTCCTGGGCCTCATGGCCGGGCTGTCGCGCGAGTTCCCGCGCGTGGATCGGCGGATGGCGTTCGCGGACGCGAAGATGAACTTCTTCGCGGCGGCGCGGCACGGGCTGAAGGCGCAGTTCACCTGGATGGACGGGAAGTCGTTCACCGCGCCCGCGCTGATCCTGGAAGAGCTTCTGCCGCGGGCGAGAGAGGGGCTCCGCGCGGAGGGCGTGGACGCGGCCGATGTCGACCACTACCTCGGGGTGCTGGAAGAGCGCGTGCGCAGCGGGCAGACCGGCGCGCAGTGGGCGCTGTCGTCCTTGGCGGCCATGGAGCGGGAGGGCAAGGGGATGCAGGACGCGCAGGATCGGGCGCTCTGCGCAGCGATGCTGGAGCAGCAGCAGCGCGGCGCGCCGGTGCATGACTGGCCGCTGGCACGGGTGCCCGACGATCCGGTGGCGCTCGTCGAGAGCTACCGGACGGTGGCGCAGATCATGACGACCGACCTGTTCACCCTGCGGCCGGACGACATCGTGGACCTCGCGGCGAGCGTGATGGACTGGCGGCACATGCGGCACGTGCCGGTGGAGGAGGACGGGCGGCTCGTGGGCGTGGTGTCGTACCGGGATCTGGTGCGCCTCGTGGCGAGCGGTCTTCCGGATCGCGCCGAGAAGGCCGCGGAGGTGGGCGCGCCGAGCTCGACGCCGAAGCCGGTCACGGTCGCGTCGATCATGCATGTGGAGCCGGTCCACGCGACGCCGGAGATGCCGACGCTCTCGGCCATGCAGCTCATGCGGGAGCATGGGATCGGGTGCTTGCCCGTGGTCGATGGCGGGCGGCTGGTGGGCATCGTCACGGAGGCGGATCTCCTCGACGTCGCCTCGCGGTTGCTGGAGCGCGCGCTGAAGGAGGCGTCGTCGTCCTTGGAGCGTTCTTCGCGTCCTTGA